Proteins encoded within one genomic window of Kibdelosporangium phytohabitans:
- a CDS encoding UDP-N-acetylmuramate dehydrogenase produces MTPVTTSRPGTDVRSAIPLSGYTTLRLGGPATRFIEARTAREVVDAVRGADSSGEPVLVLGGGSNVLVADEGFDGTVVHIASKGVTEDCTTPGLVQLTAEAGENWDDVVAKTVAAGLGGLECLSGIPGLVGATPVQNVGAYGVEVAEVLVSVDLLDRASGEVRTLTADQLGLAYRTSVLKGTNRAVVLRVRFELADTGMSAPIRYAELANTLGVAPGERVPVDRVRQSVLDLRRGKGMVLDEDDHDTWSAGSFFTNPVLPRGELDDAVARIAAHVGPDVRIPQYPAEGGGKLSAAWLIERAGFAKGYPGPGGRVSLSHSHTLALTNRGDGTTADLVALAAEVRDGVHKVFGVRLEAEPVLVGVTL; encoded by the coding sequence TTGACGCCTGTGACCACCTCGCGTCCCGGCACTGACGTCCGCTCGGCGATACCGCTGAGCGGCTACACGACGCTGCGCCTCGGCGGTCCGGCGACCAGGTTCATCGAAGCGAGAACCGCTCGCGAGGTGGTCGACGCGGTGCGCGGGGCCGACTCCTCCGGCGAGCCGGTGCTGGTGCTCGGCGGCGGCTCGAACGTGCTCGTGGCCGACGAGGGCTTCGACGGCACTGTGGTGCACATCGCGAGCAAGGGCGTCACCGAGGACTGCACGACCCCGGGCCTGGTGCAGCTCACCGCCGAGGCGGGCGAGAACTGGGACGACGTCGTCGCCAAGACAGTCGCCGCGGGCCTCGGCGGGCTGGAGTGCCTGTCGGGCATCCCCGGTCTCGTCGGCGCCACACCGGTGCAGAACGTCGGCGCGTACGGCGTCGAGGTGGCCGAGGTGCTCGTCTCGGTCGACCTGCTCGACCGCGCCAGCGGCGAGGTGCGCACGCTCACAGCGGACCAGCTCGGCCTGGCCTACCGCACGAGTGTGTTGAAGGGCACGAACCGCGCGGTCGTGCTGCGCGTGCGGTTCGAACTGGCGGACACGGGCATGTCCGCGCCGATCCGGTACGCGGAACTGGCCAACACGCTCGGCGTCGCGCCCGGTGAGCGCGTGCCGGTCGACCGGGTCCGCCAATCCGTGCTGGACCTGCGTCGCGGCAAGGGAATGGTGCTCGACGAGGACGACCACGACACGTGGAGCGCGGGCTCGTTCTTCACCAACCCGGTGCTGCCGCGCGGCGAACTCGATGACGCGGTCGCGCGGATCGCCGCGCACGTCGGACCGGACGTGCGGATCCCCCAGTACCCGGCCGAAGGTGGCGGAAAGCTGTCAGCCGCGTGGCTGATCGAGCGTGCGGGCTTCGCGAAGGGGTACCCGGGGCCAGGAGGGCGCGTGTCCCTGTCGCACAGCCACACGCTGGCGCTGACCAACCGGGGCGACGGCACCACCGCGGACCTGGTCGCATTGGCCGCGGAGGTCCGTGACGGGGTACACAAGGTGTTCGGGGTGCGGCTCGAGGCGGAGCCCGTATTGGTCGGCGTCACACTGTGA
- a CDS encoding DUF2505 domain-containing protein encodes MPSRMEHRARFAAPADSVYAAVMDPAFLTDRLEALGGNNASVVDRTESAQATTFRVRQGLAAEHLPSAVRTLLKGDLVVDRTETWRADKTGTVKAAVQGVPGEINGTMRLSDVDGGSEWVTSLEVRVSIPLVGGKIEKSIGEQVTKLLASEAVFTEKWLAHRG; translated from the coding sequence ATGCCTAGCCGTATGGAGCACCGGGCGAGGTTCGCCGCCCCTGCCGATTCCGTGTACGCCGCGGTCATGGATCCGGCGTTCCTGACCGACCGGCTCGAAGCTCTCGGCGGCAACAACGCTTCCGTGGTCGACCGCACGGAGTCGGCACAGGCCACGACGTTCCGCGTACGCCAGGGGCTTGCCGCGGAACATCTTCCCTCAGCGGTCCGGACCTTGCTCAAGGGCGACCTCGTCGTTGACCGGACTGAGACCTGGCGTGCGGACAAAACCGGCACGGTCAAAGCCGCTGTGCAGGGTGTGCCGGGTGAGATCAACGGCACCATGCGGCTGTCCGACGTGGACGGCGGCAGCGAGTGGGTGACCTCGCTCGAGGTTCGCGTGTCCATCCCGCTCGTCGGCGGCAAGATCGAGAAGTCGATCGGCGAGCAGGTGACGAAACTGCTGGCCAGCGAAGCCGTGTTCACCGAGAAATGGCTCGCGCACCGCGGCTAG